A genomic stretch from Psilocybe cubensis strain MGC-MH-2018 chromosome 1, whole genome shotgun sequence includes:
- a CDS encoding Nuclear exosome regulator NRDE2, with protein MSAPSFSSFPPSFSSFPDLESGPSDNLSSESKKAGKEKTKKKHHDEPRKSRRTSKERETKHDSGHRKSRPTKEHTCEDSAHTDSKGTEPSKAKVLFYSDYKGDILNVQYGGPHSGDIPKYRMVSGGRNVLGLPESLIVLRRRGRGAEVGLRTLQKTASLSTSASRILLSKPPSRRLVPSSRRDTYQEVDGVITFSSRKTPTGADPSYKSIPKNDVESSENSSSSESEDDLSSEEDSDTPTLTAHQETLKALQQEVEAQPDAGDKWLSLLNQTVSTIPITSKNATKARSEISVSILARAISASPQNIRNRSLRLSYLRAGEEVWHETKVKAEWEEALKVEDTELQVEWLEWKIRTGNGGIDGVVDAAVRVLDGIGSKSEIAKVRVLYRVAVVIRSAGYTERAFAMFQAQAELSFNLPPALAKLPFQTQLTELEEFWESEYPRIGEPGAKGWNSWYSSKPDERFQTVSSQVKPQNVADLDMYRQWAKQEILFDRSSFLPQRSDSNSTDPYSMVLFSDVRPILLDLKTRDAKHAFRMAWLSFCGLNLPGFHLSDTDEGNWDDRWNLHYLTTPQNLERIFPPNEDRRIVLNDAVAGVVIGRERFYNSPFGPIRCWGKEVSRPLDLASSEPGKVLKRGIWSTEDISHLDEEFVRRLFAGMRVLKDDLEWDLLALAFELSINPKSATKLSKFFLSTNQDSLGLWGAHCQLERLRGRIDDARKVYQTVLVASKLNNMRKEASQLWWNWAEMEWLSNNNQQALEVILRSVGLEGSSTRITILRAKRSLEELAEATRQTNGWKDQEAWIELRALVEIIEGHDPRAAISVFDKYLSSETDKSSAESLMTASLVMVYSYGVILRNTMPPAVLRERAHQAFQQYPSNSIILGILLAAEKGQGVWGRVRSMLGGNDGKVKDVARRAEEVWMAGWERGRWMSEVERTRNGLAAAVEHERVFDRHELNGLGDAMAERGIRLHQGLEEALEGVDMEEAPQTSSDEDMEDEIEYNAHELRRLKPY; from the exons ATGTCTGCTCCCTCTTTTTCATCCTTTCCGCCATCTTTCTCATCTTTCCCCGACCTGGAATCAGGACCCAGCGACAACTTGTCGTCAGAATCTAAAAAGGCCGGTAAAgagaagacaaaaaagaagCATCATGATGAACCTAGGAAATCACGGCGAActtcaaaagaaagagaaacaaagCATGATAGTGGGCATCGCAAGTCAAGACCAACCAAAGAGCATACATGTGAAGATTCCGCTCATACTGATTCAAAGGGTACAGAACCATCAAAAGCCAAAGTTCTATTTTACTCTGACTACAAGGGGGATATCTTAAATGTCCAGTATGGTGGACCACACAGCGGAGACATTCCGAAATACCGAATGGTCTCTG GCGGAAGAAATGTACTCGGTCTCCCTGAGAGCTTGATCGTCCTTCGAcggagaggaagaggggcAGAGGTAGGCTTACGCACTCTACAAAAA ACAGCAAGTCTAAGCACCTCAGCCTCTCGAATTTTACTATCAAAACCTCCTTCCAGACGTCTCGTACCGTCTTCCCGACGAGATACATACCAAGAGGTCGATGGCGTAATCACTTTTTCTTCTCGAAAAACACCAACTGGCGCCGACCCTTCATATAAATCAATACCGAAAAACGACGTGGAGAGCTCAGAGAATTCATCGTCATCCGAAAGCGAAGATGATCTCAGCTCCGAGGAAGATAGTGATACCCCTACACTAACCGCGCATCAGGAAACTCTAAAGGCACTCCAACAAGAAGTTGAGGCCCAACCTGATGCAGGTGATAAATGGCTCTCTTTGTTAAACCAAACTGTGTCAACGATACCCATTACTTCTAAAAATGCAACAAAAGCACGGTCTGAAATTTCTGTATCCATTCTCGCGCGCGCCATATCAGCTTCACCGCAGAATATCCGAAACAGAAGCTTACGATTGAGCTATCTGAGGGCTGGAGAAGAAGTCTGGCACGAGACCAAGGTTAAGGCAGAATGGGAAGAGGCGTTGAAGGTGGAAGATACTGAACTTCAGGTTGAATGGTTGGAATGGAAAATTCGTACAGGAAATGGCGGTATtgatggtgttgttgacgcTGCTGTACGAGTCTTGGATGGAATAGGTTCAAAATCTGAAATCGCAAAGGTTCGGGTATTGTACCGCGTTGCAGTGGTCATTAGAAGCGCAG GGTATACTGAACGAGCCTTTGCAATGTTTCAAGCTCAGGCAGAATT AAGTTTCAACTTGCCTCCTGCTCTTGCTAAGTTGCCATTCCAAACGCAGCTCACTGAACTAGAGGAGTTCTGGGAGTCCGAATATCCCCGTATTGGAGAACCTGGTGCCAAAGGGTGGAATTCATGGTACTCATCTAAGCCAGACGAACGTTTTCAAACTGTTTCTTCCCAAGTCAAGCCTCAAAATGTTGCAGACTTGGATATGTATCGTCAATGGGCGAAACAGGAAATCCTCTTTGATCGCTCATCGTTCCTTCCTCAGAGGTCGGACTCCAATTCTACAGATCCTTATTCAATGGTGCTATTCAGTGATGTGCGTCCTATTCTATTGGACCTGAAAACCCGTGATGCGAAGCATGCGTTTCGTATGGCCTGGTTATCTTTCTGTGGACTCAACCTTCCAGGGTTTCATCTATCAGATACAGATGAAGGGAATTGGGATGATCGATGGAACCTGCACTATTTGACGACTCCGCAAAATTTGGAGCGCATTTTCCCTCCGAATGAGGATCGCCGCATTGTTTTAAATGATGCAGTAGCGGGGGTGGTGATAGGCAGAGAAAGATTCTACAATTCCCCTTTCGGTCCCATTCGGTGTTGGGGGAAAGAGGTTTCTCGGCCTCTTGATCTAGCATCTTCAGAgcctggaaaggttttgaaAAGGGGTATTTGGTCAACCGAGGATATATCACATCTTGATGAGGAGTTTGTGCGGCGTCTATTTGCTGGAATGAGGGTACTCAAAGATGACCTTGAGTGGGACCTTTTGGCACTGGCATTCGAATTATCCATAAACCCTAAATC TGCAACCAAGTTATCTaaattctttctttccaccaaTCAAGATTCGTTGGGCTTGTGGGGAGCACATTGCCAGCTTGAAAGATTACGTGGCCGGATTGATGATGCGCggaaagtctatcaaactGTGCTCGTCGCATCGAAGCTCAATAACATGAGAAAGGAGGCCAGCCAATTGTGGTGGAACTGGGCAGAAATGGAATGGCTATCGAACAATAACCAGCAAGCTCTGGAGGTTATTCTCCGATCAGTAGGTCTGGAAGGTTCCTCAACCCGTATCACGATCTTGCGCGCCAAACGATCCTTGGAGGAGTTAGCAGAAGCAACCAGGCAAACAAACGGTTGGAAAGACCAGGAAGCTTGGATCGAGTTGCGTGCGTTGGTGGAAATTATTGAGGGACATGATCCGAGAGCCGCGATTTCGGTCTTTGACAAATACCTCTCGTCCGAGACCGACAAAAGTAGCGCGGAAAGTCTAATGACAGCATCACTGGTCATGGTCTACAGCTATGGGGTAATCCTAAGGAACACGATGCCTCCAGCTGTTCTGAGAGAGCGTGCACATCAAGCATTCCAGCAATATCCCAGCAATTCCATTATTTTGGGTATCCTTCTTGCAGCAGAAAAGGGCCAAGGTGTGTGGGGACGCGTAAGAAGTATGCTGGGAGGAAACGATGGCAAGGTAAAGGATGTTGCGCGCAGAGCCGAAGAAGTATGGATGGCTGGGTGGGAACGTGGAAGGTGGATGAGTGAAGTGGAGCGCACTAGAAATGGTCTCGCGGCAGCTGTGGAACACGAACG CGTGTTTGATCGGCACGAGCTCAACGGCCTTGGAGATGCAATGGCAGAGAGGGGGATTCGCCTGCACCAAGGATTAGAGGAAGCCCTGGAGGGAGTTGATATGGAGGAGGCACCGCAGACATCGAGCGATGAGGATATGGAGGATGAGATAGAATACAATGCTCACGAACTACGGCGGCTGAAGCCCTATTAA
- a CDS encoding Protein byr4, whose amino-acid sequence MAPISTPTLILPREEWPDADFDLPDDSPLHAPSDKDDDDEDWDLEMDLEPTDGALVILQTASVATRSEVSSPVSDINIRPPLRLPDYEDEDGEGVSTIKATAFPTVFSKGATKPAVEAIDEDFEHDFALPTDITQLSLAPLSLSHRASKNSLEWGDKEHSSSSQSSDAYSSLGFADASPSSNSTSCASLPDTETEEDDEEDDLEGLVLPSALFESGQSARQLKKILETKKNAQPIPNPVNVASPDPEDDFEMGLIINDDVELSPSRLVSSTQSNKSYRASTRSSSIPQPRTSSLRPPSRPKLERSKSPSNPPTSSVRQLQKIRLSPSPPLRPPSRSQKFQTLVSNLPTPVQSPSQSHNSHNFFSVKPGSLRGQKSHSGLKPPSPPSTTRKLTRKASMSSLIESSHSQALITDQTAKPSRYNEPTAASRAKTHKNSTSRIHDFKASSSRPSTPSSNPAAQRLTMPTQSRPRSRPALSQVFSGSTTQTPEPSALCATSPLPPRPPSSLSLRESVPPRRAMVSPSAPKLLRRPKRLRTYGDGTELDGIEDLPTDREKEVRYRVQPKGYGNRIPGATFGPKAPERDKPPDKLPATGVKEKGRSTIPDSVITTLKKTSRVQFPTSIPVASDVLPKKKKQVSSPSSQTTKRKPTLIRNLGGSATPKVVGDMKWNPQTLRWEGNDQVLREFDMAVGTSTRPALITHLSGTTVGSPMGSFVAGSRIVGNMIFDPTRMCWISTLPPDEDEPDVFANLADDEEDSDSWEAKGGTIRANVPRTSNASNTSDSRIEAPSPAHSHSRTISESGSDRGSRASMVVCEVDDAFIESCRRAEERHRFEMKGWKTTLAKTIRRDTSLALERTHLFEIRELATRKY is encoded by the exons ATGGCCCCCATTTCTACCCCAACTCTTATTCTACCCCGCGAAGAATGGCCAGATGCCGACTTCGACCTTCCAGACGACTCACCTCTCCATGCGCCATCAGAcaaagatgacgatgacgaagactGGGATTTGGAGATGGATTTGGAACCCACTGACGGTGCCCTCGTCATTTTGCAGACCGCCAGTGTGGCGACTAGATCCGAGGTGTCATCACCCGTCTCCGATATCAATATCCGGCCTCCGCTGCGCCTACCCGAttacgaggatgaagatggagaggGCGTATCGACTATAAAGGCCACCGCCTTTCCTACTGTGTTCTCCAAAGGTGCCACAAAGCCTGCTGTTGAGGCTATCGACGAGGATTTTGAACACGACTTCGCATTACCCACGGACATCACTCAACTTTCCTTGGCTCCTTTGTCTCTCAGTCATCGAGCTTCTAAGAACTCTCTCGAATGGGGCGACAAAGAAcattcttcttcatctcaaTCATCGGATGCCTACTCTTCTCTCGGCTTCGCCGACGCATCGCCCTCATCTAACTCAACTTCATGCGCATCGCTCCCAGATACAGAGAcagaagaagacgacgaagaagacgaccTCGAAGGACTCGTGCTACCATCTGCCCTTTTTGAATCCGGTCAGAGCGCTCGCCAACTCAAGAAAATCCTGGAGACGAAAAAAAATGCTCAGCCGATTCCTAACCCAGTCAACGTTGCCTCTCCGGATCCTGAGGATGATTTTGAGATGGGGCTCATCATAAATGACGACGTCGAATTGAGCCCTAGTCGCCTTGTTTCAAGCACTCAAAGTAATAAATCGTATCGCGCATCTACTCGCAGTAGTAGCATACCACAACCAAGAACCTCAAGTCTACGACCGCCGTCCAGGCCAAAGTTGGAACGTTCCAAATCACCTTCAAACCCTCCTACATCCTCTGTCCGCCAACTGCAGAAAATTCGCTtatctccctctcctccccttCGACCCCCTTCTCGCTCTCAAAAATTTCAAACCCTTGTCTCGAATCTGCCGACACCCGTGCAATCTCCGTCTCAAAGTCATAATAgtcataattttttttcagtCAAACCTGGAAGTCTTCGCGGTCAGAAGTCTCATTCAGGCCTCAAACCACCGTCTCCGCCGTCAACAACTCGGAAACTGACCCGGAAGGCGTCCATGTCGTCATTGATCGAGTCCAGTCACTCTCAAGCACTTATAACCGACCAAACTGCGAAACCATCGCGTTATAATGAACCTACAGCAGCTTCGCGAGCAAAGACACATAAGAATTCTACAAGTAGGATCCATGATTTCAAAGCGTCATCATCGCGGCCGTCTACACCCTCATCCAATCCAGCGGCCCAGCGGTTGACAATGCCGACACAGTCGCGCCCTCGTTCTCGACCAGCACTTTCACAAGTATTCAGTGGATCTACGACACAAACACCGGAACCGTCTGCTCTGTGCGCAACATCTCCTCTTCCGCCTCGCCCTCCCTCCAGTTTATCGTTACGTGAAAGTGTACCACCACGACGCGCGATGGTTAGCCCATCTGCCCCAAAACTTCTCCGTCGACCGAAACGTCTTCGTACGTATGGAGATGGTACCGAATTGGATGGAATTGAAGATCTTCCGACTGACCGAGAGAAAGAAGTACGATATCGTGTCCAACCGAAAGGTTATGGAAATCGAATACCAGGCGCGACCTTTGGACCAAAAGCTCCAGAAAGAGATAAGCCTCCTGATAAACTTCCTGCTACTGGTGTAAAAGAGAAAGGCAGGTCTACTATTCCTG ATTCTGTAATCACTACGTTGAAGAAAACGTCTCGCGTACAATTTCCAACGTCTATTCCTGTAGCATCCGATGTGCTtcccaagaagaagaaacaagtTTCTTCACCTTCGAGTCAGACCACCAAGCGTAAACCAACCTTGATTCGCAATTTGGGTGGAAGTGCCACTCCGAAAG TTGTCGGGGATATGAAGTGGAATCCACAAACTCTCCGCTGGGAGGGCAATGATCAAGTGCTTCGCGAATTCGACATGGCTGTTGGAACCTCAACCCGTCCCGCTTTAATCACACATCTTTCTGGAACCACAGTGGGGTCGCCTATGGGTTCCTTTGTCGCTGGTTCCCGAATAGTCGGCAATATGATATTTGACCCTACTCGAATGTGTTGGATATCAACATTGCCTCCTGACGAGGATGAACCTGATGTCTTTGCTAATTTAgcagacgatgaagaagacagtGACTCTTGGGAGGCCAAAGGAGGTACAATACGCGCGAATGTCCCCCGGACCTCGAATGCTAGTAACACCTCAGACTCACGGATAGAGGCGCCGAGTCCCGCGCACAGTCATTCTAGGACGATATCGGAGTCTGGCAGTGATCGGGGTTCAAGAGCATCAATGGTGGTGTGTGAGGTGGATGATGCTTTCATCGAAAGCTGTCGAAGGGCCGAGGAACGTCATCGATTTGAAATGAAGGGTTGGAAAACCACCCTTGCCAAAACAATCAGACGGGATACGTCTTTGGCTTTGGAACGGACACATCTTTTCGAAATCCGAGAGCTTGCAACTCGCAAGTATTAA
- a CDS encoding Urease accessory protein D, producing MTINSDGLVHKLHAGGGRIVLSVHGKKAVFSELSSTYPLKLLSPNVQGETALVYLLSYGGGLVSGDQVDLRVEITGGSLMLLSQGSTKVFKSRPGKRLASVKSDRIHSSLLPHDSAATPSTRQNLEFHLAPMSTLFLLPEPVTCFRDASYNQIQRFYLQEDSSAVILDWITSGRMSVGEEWVFSRYHSLNEIFLGGKRVAKDVMLLDIEDTGVHDVHIPHRPLRDRLQPYSCYAMLILYGPQMQSVIADITAKYNNISVFKTRQPDTLIWSLSPVDSKKRGAVVRVAGLETEMVKEWLKQTLAGFEDVVGKDLYRRAFP from the exons ATGACCATCAACTCTGACGGTCTCGTACACAAGCTACATGCCGGAGGAGGGCGGATTGTGTTATCCGTGCATGGCAAGAAAGCGGTCTTCTCCGAGCTTTCCTCGACTTACCCCCTGAAGTTACTTTCTCCCAATGTGCAAGGTGAAACTGCTCTGGTTTATCTTTTGAGCTATGGTGGCGGTCTTGTGAGTGGCGATCAAGTTGATCTACGGGTGGAGATTACGGGAGGGAGCTTGATGCTCTTGTCTCAG GGCTCAACGAAAGTCTTCAAATCGCGGCCTGGAAAGCGTCTGGCTTCTGTCAAATCTGATAGGATCCACTCATCTTTACTGCCGCATGATTCTGCTGCTACGCCTTCCACTAGACAAAATCTAGAGTTTCACCTTGCACCTATGAGCACCTTGTTTCTATTACCCGAACCTGTAACTTGCTTTCGTGACGCGTCCTACAATCAAATACAACGGTTCTACCTTCAGGAAGATTCATCAGCCGTGATATTGGATTGGATAACCTCTGGGCGGATGTCGGTTGGAGAAGAATGGGTGTTTTCTCGTTATCACAGTCTTAACGAAATCTTTCTCGGCGGAAAGAGGGTGGCAAAAGATGTGATGTTGCTTGATATCGAAGACACCGGAGTTCATGACGTTCACATTCCACATCGTCCCTTGCGAGACAGACTTCAACCATACTCTTGTTATGCCATGCTCATCCTTTACGGTCCTCAGATGCAATCGGTCATAGCTGATATCACGGCTAAATACAACAATATCTCCGTCTTCAAAACCAGGCAGCCTGATACTCTGATATGGTCTCTTAGCCCCGTGGattcaaaaaaaagaggagCGGTGGTTAGGGTGGCTGGATTAGAAACTGAAATGGTAAAAGAATGGCTCAAGCAGACGTTGGCTGGATTCGAAGACGTTGTTGGCAAAGATCTATATCGACGTGCCTTTCCGTAA
- a CDS encoding Mitochondrial inner membrane m-AAA protease component, producing the protein MLSRSVKAAALLRPRRVPIAAIRSLGTPSNNPRPTQKEKEKDEDKDVGKQTDKPAKPELPKALEGFFQQYQQSQRRQQQSQESSEEPSPERPKNRRNKNETPPPNNGFSNNQLAWVVASATAYLAWSNSGASHSREITWQEFRTAFLDKGLVDSLTVVNKHQVRVKLHSNATGTMQPHPSGEYYFSIGSVEAFERKLDEAQVELGIPPSERIPVSYQDEISSVGALLNFAPTLLLIGVLYWISRRGSGSSGGGIFSIGKSRAKMFNKDNEVKTKFKDVAGMDEAKEEIMEFVKFLKEPSKYEKLGAKIPRGAILSGPPGTGKTLLAKATAGEASVPFLSVSGSEFVEMFVGVGSSRVRDLFASAKKNAPCIIFIDEIDAIGKARGKGGSLGGNDERESTLNQLLVEMDGFGTNEHIVVLAGTNRPDVLDPALMRPGRFDRHIAIDRPDVSGRKGIYLVHLGPLRLDDTIKADIGSFAQKLAVLTPGFSGADIANVCNEAALHAARRGSDYVDPIDFDTAIERVIVGLEKKSRVLSPEEKKTVAYHEAGHAICGWFLEHADPLLKVSIIPRGVGALGYAQYLPPDRYLLSTPQMMDRICMTLGGRVSEEIFFGAENITTGAQDDLQKITRMAFEACANYGMNTVIGPVSYGGDRAAKESWTKPFSEKTAEMLDFEVRKMITEAYERTRNLLTEHRGDVEKVAKLLLEKEVITREDMIDMLGKRPFAGRSDDMDKWLDENRGKVAPPPLESPPPSEVDDPMPSPAPIFKGLDDKSML; encoded by the exons ATGCTTTCCCGCTCAGTCAAGGCAGCAGCGCTGCTCCGACCCAGACGAGTGCCCATAGCTGCCATTAGAAGTTTGGGCACACCTTCAAACAACCCGCGACCAAcacagaaggagaaggagaaggatgagGATAAGGACGTTGGGAAACAGACCGACAAGCCTGCCAAACCAGAATTGCCCAAGGCCCTCGAGGGATTTTTCCAGCAATATCAGCAATCACAACGGAGACAGCAACAGTCCCAGGAATCGTCAGAGGAGCCTAGTCCCGAAAGACCAAAAAATCGCCGAAACAAGAACGAAACTCCTCCTCCGAATAACGGGTTTTCCAACAATCAGCTGGCATGGGTTGTTGCCTCAGCTACGGCCTATCTCGCCTGGTCTAACTCAGGCGCCTCTCATTCTCGGGAAATTACATGGCAGGAGTTCAGAACTGCGTTTTTGGACAAAGGTCTTGTCGACAGTCTAACGGTTGTCAACAAGCATCAAGTTCGGGTCAAACTACACTCAAATGCTACAGGAACAATGCAGCCTCATCCAAGTGGAGAGTACTACTTTTCGATAGGAAGTGTTGAGGCATTTGAACGCAAACTTGACGAAGCTCAGGTGGAACTTGGGATCCCTCCCTCGGAACGCATTCCTGTCTCCTACCAGGACGAAATCTCATCCGTTGGCGCCCTACTAAACTTTGCACCAACACTCCTTCTCATTGGTGTCCTTTATTGGATATCTAGACGTGGTTCCGGAAGTTCTGGAGGTGGAATCTTCAGCATTGGGAAGAGTCGTGCCAAAATGTTTAATAAGGACAACGAAGTGAAGACTAAATTTAAAGACGTTGCAGGCATGGACGAAGCTAAGGAAGAAATTATGGAGTTCGTCAAGTTCTTGAAAGAGCCTTCGAAGTACGAAAAGCTTGGAGCAAAAATTCCTCGTGGCGCTATTCTTTCAGGTCCTCCAGGAACTGGTAAAACCCTGCTTGCTAAAGCAACTGCTGGTGAAGCATCAGTCCCTTTCCTATCCGTTTCAGGCTCCGAATTCGTCGAGATGTTTGTCGGAGTGGGTTCCTCCCGCGTTCGTGACTTGTTTGCATCAGCGAAGAAGAATGCCCCTTGCATCATATTCATAGATGAAATTGATGCTATCGGTAAAGCAAGAGGGAAGGGTGGCTCATTAGGCGGCAATGACGAGCGAGAGTCGACTCTTAATCAGCTTCTCGTCGAAATGGATGGATTTGGTACCAACGAGCACATCGTCGTTCTAGCCGGTACCAATAGACCCGACGTTCTAGATCCTGCTCTTATGCGCCCAGGTCGCTTTGACAGACATATTGCCATTGACAGACCAGATGTATCAGGCAGGAAGGGCATCTATTTGGTTCACCTTGGTCCTCTCCGCCTCGATGACACAATCAAGGCTGACATTGGTTCATTTGCTCAAAAGCTAGCTGTCCTGACGCCTGGTTTCTCTGGTGCTGATATTGCTAATGTTTGCAATGAAGCCGCTCTTCATGCTGCCCGCAGGGGATCCGACTATGTTGACCCTATCGATTTTGACACTGCCATTGAGAGAGTTATTGTGGGATTAGAGAAGAAAAGCCGGGTTCTTAGTcctgaagagaaaaaaaccgTAGCATACCACGAAGCTGGTCATGCAATTTGTGGTTGGTTCTTGGAGCATGCTGATCCCCTTCTCAAAGTCAGCATTATCCCAAGAGGAGTAGGTGCTCTTGGTTATGCTCAA TATCTTCCTCCAGACCGATATCTTCTATCGACACCTCAGATGATGGACCGCATCTGTATGACATTAGGTGGCCGAGTTTCGGAAGAAATCTTTTTTGGTGCAGAGAATATCACAACTGGCGCTCAAGACGATCTTCAGAAAATCACTCGGATGGCCTTCGAAGCCTGTGCAAACTATGGCATGAACACTGTCATTGGGCCCGTCAGTTATGGAGGCGATCGTGCTGCCAAGGAAAGCTGGACGAAGCCCTTTAGCGAGAAAACTGCTGAAATGCTCGACTTCGAGGTTCGTAAAATGATCACAGAAGCTTATGAGAGAACACGAAACCTATTAACGGAGCATCGCGGTGATGTGGAGAAAGTGGCTAAGCTTCTCCTTGAGAAGGAGGTAATCACTCG TGAGGATATGATTGACATGCTCGGCAAACGACCTTTCGCCGGCCGATCCGATGACATGGACAAATGGCTAGACGAGAACCGAGGAAAGGTcgcgcctcctcctctggAATCCCCACCACCCAGTGAAGTTGACGATCCTATGCCTTCACCGGCACCCATTTTCAAAGGTCTGGACGATAAATCAatgctctag
- a CDS encoding Bifunctional epoxide hydrolase 2, with amino-acid sequence MLGYGGTDKPTNAEAYAFSLVAQDVIDLLDALHGEERVIVIGHDWGSRIVGFLANLHTHRFVGFAFLAVGYNAPNPTISYPQLLAYTAQLTGQERFGYWSFFSEDGTDQIIKDRLDSFFSYLISLRFEDAPNFTPTGAYKATLLKNEVSPLPSFITQEEYDTQKVTFAKSGIIAPLCWYRVATSSIGREDSKKVPLDKYTVATPVFLAVAKEDPVAVPGMVIASTLKFCTNTTVREYDAGHWVLWEAKDQVNADLEQWIASL; translated from the exons ATGCTTGGCTACGGCGGCACCGACAAGCCGACAAATGCCGAAGCATACGCATTCTCTCTCGTGGCTCAAGACGTGATCGATCTCCTCGATGCCCTCCATGGCGAGGAACGCGTCATTGTCATCGGCCACGATTG GGGCTCTAGAATAGTTGGCTTTTTGGCCAACCTGCACACGCACCGATTTGTTGGGTTTGCTTTCCTCGCTGTGGGCTATAATGCTCCCAACCCTACCATCTCATATCCCCAATTGCTTGCATAC ACGGCCCAATTGACCGGCCAAGAGCGCTTTGGATACTGGAGCTTTTTCTCTGAAGATGGCACTGACCAAATCATAAAGGACCGC CTCGATTCATTTTTTAGTTATCTCATCTCCCTGCGTTTCGAAGATGCCCCTAACTTTACTCCAACTGGTGCATACAAAGCGACTCTGTTGAAAAATGAAGTTTCTCCATTGCCATCTTTTATAACTCAAGAG GAATACGATACACAGAAGGTTACTTTCGCGAAAAGCGGAATCATTGCCCCATTATGTTGGTACAGAGTAGCGACATCGTCCATCGGCAGGGAAGACTCGAAAA AAGTGCCGTTGGACAAATACACCGTTGCCACTCCCGTCTTCCTCGCCGTGGCCAAAGAAGATCCCGTTGCCGTCCCTGGTATGGTTATAGCGTCAACCTTAAAATTTTGCACCAACACCACGGTGAGGGAATACGACGCTGGGCACTGGGTTCTATGGGAAGCGAAAGATCAAGTCAACGCAGACCTCGAACAATGGATTGCTAGCCTCTAA
- a CDS encoding WD repeat-containing protein WRAP73, with translation MAGLSFVFLTGACACPYDKGYAFRSDGRYFVLAERHKSKDTLGVYDAMQSYKLIRHFPLPTLSISSISLSPNGNYLAVWEGSVEYKLYIMTLTGDTLASFVPPVDPGLGVRTVAWHPSGSFLAVGGWDDKVYILDNLSWSVVAVLESSTRISSQVVGKNQTPVPL, from the exons ATGGCCGGACTGTCCTTTGTTTTTCTGACTGGGGC CTGCGCGTGTCCTTATG ATAAAG GATACGCCTTTCGGTCAGACGGGCGCTACTTTGTGCTTGCCGAGAGACACAAATCAAAGGACACACTTGGAGTGTACGATGCAATGCAATCATACAAGCTCATCCGA CATTTTCCCCTACCTACATTATCTATTTCATCAATTTCGCTGTCACCGAATGGAAACTATCTTGCTGTATGGGAAGGCTCTGTCGAG TATAAACTGTACATAATGACATTGACAGGCGATACATTGGCATCCTTCGTCCCTCCCGTCGATCCGGGTCTGGGTGTTCGTACCGTAGCGTGGCACCCTTCCGGTAGCTTTTTGGCTGTCGGGGGATGGGATGACAAA GTTTACATTTTGGACAACCTTAGTTGGTCTGTCGTGGCGGTTTTGGAATCATCCACGCGCATATCCTCACAAGTGGTAGGCAAAAACCAAACACCTGTACCGCTCTGA
- a CDS encoding WD repeat-containing protein WRAP73 has protein sequence MDFTELYRQTTSLVAFSPGAHFILTAVQDRIIVRRTDTFQITRTWLVDSSPSPTQSALISLNSKQKFHTSNSSNINPDSWITHVGWSCDSEYILAGCAKRGVVHLLKLRDEEWSGRIDSGTEGK, from the coding sequence ATGGACTTTACAGAACTGTACAGACAAACGACATCGCTGGTTGCATTTAGTCCTGGTGCTCACTTTATACTAACAGCCGTTCAAGATAGAATCATCGTACGACGAACTGATACTTTCCAAATTACGAGAACATGGCTAGTCGACAGTTCCCCTTCTCCGACGCAATCTGCTCTCATATCTCTCAACTCCAAGCAAAAATTCCATACATCTAATTCTTCAAATATCAATCCAGATTCTTGGATAACACATGTCGGATGGTCCTGCGATTCCGAGTATATTTTGGCAGGGTGTGCTAAACGCGGCGTCGTCCATCTCTTGAAACTACGCGACGAGGAATGGTCTGGACGAATTGATTCTGGTACTGAAGGTAAATAG